One window of the Triticum dicoccoides isolate Atlit2015 ecotype Zavitan chromosome 3B, WEW_v2.0, whole genome shotgun sequence genome contains the following:
- the LOC119275827 gene encoding rhomboid-like protein 20 — protein MQGGGVSGFHNAPVTRAIVLASGLLSVVFSVNRRARALGLSYQDIIKNFRVWRIFASLFAFQSTPELMFGLYLLYYFRVFERQMGSNKYSVFSLFAIAVSLPLEILSLVLLKDTNYITALASGPYGLIFASFIPFFLDIPITSRFRIFGVNFSDKSFIYLAGLQLLVSSWKRSLIPGICGLIAGSLYRLNVFGIRRRKLPQIVASFFARFFAPPSASSSRPSRSLVGNVPSHTGRTVQNQPSTGFAPVVEPPESSIAMLVSMGFDSNAARQALVRARNDINVATNILLEAQSH, from the exons ATGCAGGGCGGAGGCGTCTCCGGATTCC ATAACGCGCCGGTGACGCGGGCGATCGTCCTCGCCAGCGgcctcctctctgtcgtcttcaGTGTGAACCGCCGAGCCCGCGCCCTCGGCCTCTCCTACCAG GACATCATAAAGAATTTTCGAGTTTGGAGGATATTTGCATCTCTATTTGCCTTTCAGTCAACACCAGAGTTGATGTTTGGACTCTACCTTCTGTATTATTTCCGTGTGTTTGAGAGGCAGATGGGCTCTAACAAATACTCT GTTTTTAGTTTATTCGCTATCGCAGTATCATTACCTCTTGAGATTctatctttggttctcctgaaaG ATACAAACTACATCACTGCTCTTGCATCTGGACCTTATGGCCTTATATTTGCCTCGTTTATTCCTTTTTTCCTCGACATTCCCATCACTTCACGATTTCGTATTTTTGGCGTTAATTTCAGTGACAAATCATTCATATACCTAGCTGGCCTGCAG CTTCTTGTATCTTCTTGGAAGCGTTCCCTTATTCCTGGTATTTGTGGCCTGATTGCCGGTTCGCTCTATCGTCTCAATGTGTTTGGCATCCGCCGGAGGAAG CTTCCACAGATTGTTGCATCATTTTTCGCAAGATTTTTTGCACCTCCTTCAGCAAGCTCATCTCGGCCGTCAAGAAGTCTTGTTGGAAATGTGCCTTCGCATACAGGCCGTACTGTTCAG AACCAGCCGTCTACTGGGTTTGCTCCTGTTGTGGAGCCCCCAGAGTCCTCCATTGCTATGCTGGTATCGATGGGCTTTGACAGCAATGCTGCGAGACAGGCCCTTGTGCGAGCCAGAAATGATATCAATGTAGCCACAAACATCCTACTTGAAGCGCAGTCTCATTGA